One Oryza glaberrima chromosome 11, OglaRS2, whole genome shotgun sequence genomic region harbors:
- the LOC127755056 gene encoding uncharacterized protein LOC127755056, giving the protein MAATSPFSGAGEADADATSTPTARPISTSPMSTSSLKRTSLKRTSASTATGAPDYLPHTRLRREVHSARYDAGRAQWLVDAVDLVTECAERYAVRHLVAAAGENDERVVPGMDTFPGKVVHSADYRSAGAFKGKFVLVVGPSARQGLPVRSTSAAAARTPTTMRALCRLSAMAATAA; this is encoded by the coding sequence ATGGCGGCCACGAGCCCGttcagcggcgccggcgaggcggacgcggacgcgACCAGCACGCCGACGGCGCGCCCCATCAGCACCAGCCCGATGAGCACGTCCTCTTTGAAGCGGACCAGCTTGAAGCGGACCAGCGCTAGCACCGCCACCGGCGCGCCCGACTACCTCCCCCacacccgcctccgccgcgaggTCCACTCGGCGCGCTACGACGCTGGCCGCGCGCAGTggctcgtcgacgccgtcgacctcgTCACGGAATGCGCGGAGCGATACGCGGTGAggcacctcgtcgccgccgcgggcgagaACGACGAGAGGGTGGTGCCCGGGATGGACACATTCCCCGGGAAGGTCGTCCACTCCGCCGACTACCGTTCGGCCGGCGCGTTCAAGGGGAAGTTCGTGCTCGTCGTTGGCCCATCCGCACGCCAAGGACTGCCCGTCCGTtccacgagcgccgccgccgcccgcacgccGACCACCATGCGCGCTTTGTgccgcctctccgccatggccgccaccgccgcctga